One Cynocephalus volans isolate mCynVol1 chromosome 5, mCynVol1.pri, whole genome shotgun sequence DNA window includes the following coding sequences:
- the E2F3 gene encoding transcription factor E2F3 isoform X2: MPLQQQAKRRLELGESGHQYLSDGLKTPKGKGRAALRSPDSPKTPKSPSEKTRYDTSLGLLTKKFIQLLSQSPDGVLDLNQAAEVLKVQKRRIYDITNVLEGIHLIKKKSKNNVQWMGCSLSEDGGMLAQCQGLSKEVTELSQEEKKLDELIQSCTLDLKLLTEDSENQRLAYVTYQDIRKTRGLKDQTVIVVKAPPETRLEVPDPMESLQIHLASTQGPIEVYLCPEETETHSPMKTNNQDHNGNITKPISKDLASTNSGHSDCPISMANLSPLASPANLLQQTEDQIPSNLEGPFVNLLPPLLQEDYLLSLGEEEGISDLFDAYDLEKLPLVEDFMCS; this comes from the exons GCAAAGCGAAGGCTGGAGCTAGGAGAAAGCGGTCATCAGTACCTCTCAGATGGTTTAAAAACCCCCAAGGGCAAAGGAAGAGCTGCACTACGAAGTCCAGATAGTCCAAAAA ctCCAAAATCTCCCTCAGAAAAAACGCGGTATGATACGTCCCTTGGTCTGCTCACCAAGAAGTTCATTCAGCTACTGAGCCAATCACCCGATGGGGTCTTGGATTTGAACCAGGCAGCAGAGGTGCTAAAAGTGCAAAAGAGAAGGATTTATGATATCACCAATGTCCTGGAAGGCATCCACCTCATTAAGAAGAAGTCTAAGAACAACGTCCAGTGGAT GGGCTGCAGTCTGTCTGAGGATGGGGGCATGCTGGCCCAGTGTCAAGGCCTGTCAAAAGAAGTGACCGAGCTCagtcaggaagagaagaaattagATGAACTGATCCAAAGCTGCACCCTGGACCTCAAACTGTTAACCGAGGATTCGGAGAATCAAAG GTTAGCTTATGTTACATATCAAGATATTCGAAAAACACGTGGCCTTAAAGACCAAACTGTTATAGTTGTGAAAGCCCCTCCAGAAACAAGACTTGAAGTGCCTGACCCAATGGAG AGCCTACAGATACATTTGGCGAGTACCCAAGGACCCATTGAGGTTTACTTGTGTCCAGAAGAGACTGAAACACACAGTCcaatgaaaacaaacaaccaaGACCACAATGGGAATATTACTAAACCCATTTCCAAAG ACTTGGCTTCAACCAACTCAGGACATAGTGATTGCCCAATTTCTATGGCAAACCTTTCTCCTCTGGCCTCCCCAGCCAACCTTTTACAGCAGACCGAGGACCAAATTCCTTCCAACCTAGAAGGGCCGTTTGTGAACTTACTGCCTCCGCTGCTCCAAGAGGACTATCTGCTGAGCCTTGGGGAGGAAGAAGGCATCAGCGATCTCTTTGATGCTTATGATTTGGAAAAGCTCCCACTGGTGGAAGACTTCATGTGTAGTTGA
- the E2F3 gene encoding transcription factor E2F3 isoform X3: protein MPLQQQAKRRLELGESGHQYLSDGLKTPKGKGRAALRSPDSPKKKTRYDTSLGLLTKKFIQLLSQSPDGVLDLNQAAEVLKVQKRRIYDITNVLEGIHLIKKKSKNNVQWMGCSLSEDGGMLAQCQGLSKEVTELSQEEKKLDELIQSCTLDLKLLTEDSENQRLAYVTYQDIRKTRGLKDQTVIVVKAPPETRLEVPDPMESLQIHLASTQGPIEVYLCPEETETHSPMKTNNQDHNGNITKPISKDLASTNSGHSDCPISMANLSPLASPANLLQQTEDQIPSNLEGPFVNLLPPLLQEDYLLSLGEEEGISDLFDAYDLEKLPLVEDFMCS from the exons GCAAAGCGAAGGCTGGAGCTAGGAGAAAGCGGTCATCAGTACCTCTCAGATGGTTTAAAAACCCCCAAGGGCAAAGGAAGAGCTGCACTACGAAGTCCAGATAGTCCAAAAA AAAAAACGCGGTATGATACGTCCCTTGGTCTGCTCACCAAGAAGTTCATTCAGCTACTGAGCCAATCACCCGATGGGGTCTTGGATTTGAACCAGGCAGCAGAGGTGCTAAAAGTGCAAAAGAGAAGGATTTATGATATCACCAATGTCCTGGAAGGCATCCACCTCATTAAGAAGAAGTCTAAGAACAACGTCCAGTGGAT GGGCTGCAGTCTGTCTGAGGATGGGGGCATGCTGGCCCAGTGTCAAGGCCTGTCAAAAGAAGTGACCGAGCTCagtcaggaagagaagaaattagATGAACTGATCCAAAGCTGCACCCTGGACCTCAAACTGTTAACCGAGGATTCGGAGAATCAAAG GTTAGCTTATGTTACATATCAAGATATTCGAAAAACACGTGGCCTTAAAGACCAAACTGTTATAGTTGTGAAAGCCCCTCCAGAAACAAGACTTGAAGTGCCTGACCCAATGGAG AGCCTACAGATACATTTGGCGAGTACCCAAGGACCCATTGAGGTTTACTTGTGTCCAGAAGAGACTGAAACACACAGTCcaatgaaaacaaacaaccaaGACCACAATGGGAATATTACTAAACCCATTTCCAAAG ACTTGGCTTCAACCAACTCAGGACATAGTGATTGCCCAATTTCTATGGCAAACCTTTCTCCTCTGGCCTCCCCAGCCAACCTTTTACAGCAGACCGAGGACCAAATTCCTTCCAACCTAGAAGGGCCGTTTGTGAACTTACTGCCTCCGCTGCTCCAAGAGGACTATCTGCTGAGCCTTGGGGAGGAAGAAGGCATCAGCGATCTCTTTGATGCTTATGATTTGGAAAAGCTCCCACTGGTGGAAGACTTCATGTGTAGTTGA